The Topomyia yanbarensis strain Yona2022 unplaced genomic scaffold, ASM3024719v1 HiC_scaffold_6, whole genome shotgun sequence genome contains a region encoding:
- the LOC131695979 gene encoding histone H1A, sperm-like translates to MAETAIDVAATAPAVVASPPAAKAPPKQAAKASKSDAKKPKKSSTHPPVSEMVLAAIRTLKERSGSSLQAIKKYIAANYMCDVARLAPFIRKALKTGVEKGNITQTKGTGASGSFKVTVEAKKPAGDKKPPSGAAKKPKKSATKSGEKKNPPAGGGEKTSKPKAAIPAAKKSATKKAKAAAPAKANFHTQGLF, encoded by the exons ATGGCTGAAACTGCTATCGACGTTGCTGCTACGGCCCCTGCCGTCGTCGCCTCTCCGCCAGCCGCCAAAGCGCCACCGAAGCAGGCGGCCAAGGCTAGCAAGAGTGACGCCAAGAaaccgaaaaaatcttcaacccaTCCACCAGTGAGTGAGATGGTTCTGGCTGCCATCCGGACCCTGAAGGAACGGAGCGGATCATCACTGCAGGCGATCAAAAAGTACATCGCCGCCAACTACATGTGTGACGTCGCCAGGCTGGCTCCGTTTATCCGGAAGGCTTTGAAAACGGGTGTCGAGAAGGGAAACATCACCCAGACCAAGGGTACCGGTGCTTCCGGATCGTTTAAGGTGACGGTCGAAGCAAAGAAACCGGCTGGCGATAAGAAACCACCATCGGGTGCAGCGAAAAAACCGAAGAAATCGGCTACTAAATCCGGGGAGAAGAAAAATCCGCCGGCTGGTGGTGGTGAGAAGACCAGCAAGCCAAAGGCGGCGATCCCGGCCGCTAAGAAATCGGCTACGAAGAAAGCGAAAGCTGCTGCCCCTGCAAAGGCG AATTTTCATACGCAGGGGCTGTTTTAG